In Paractinoplanes brasiliensis, the following proteins share a genomic window:
- a CDS encoding PadR family transcriptional regulator — protein sequence MDTTQLLKGVLDLAVLAALRDEDGYGYDILRRLRAAGLEDVGDASVYGTLRRLFAGGYLNSYVVPSIEGPHRKYYGLNTAGRAELQRSGKVWHGFASTMDDLLRERETA from the coding sequence GTGGATACGACCCAGCTGCTCAAGGGGGTCCTCGACCTGGCCGTGCTCGCCGCCCTGCGCGACGAGGACGGTTACGGCTACGACATCCTGCGCCGCCTGCGCGCCGCCGGGCTCGAGGACGTCGGCGACGCCTCGGTTTACGGCACACTGCGCCGCCTGTTCGCCGGGGGCTATCTGAACAGCTACGTCGTTCCGAGCATCGAGGGCCCGCACCGCAAGTACTACGGGCTCAACACGGCCGGCCGCGCCGAGTTGCAGCGATCGGGCAAAGTGTGGCACGGCTTCGCATCCACGATGGACGATCTGCTTCGCGAGCGGGAGACGGCGTGA